From the genome of Solibacillus sp. FSL H8-0538:
GCTAATGCTTTGAAAATTGCTTCAATAATATGATGTGTATTTTTTCCGTATGGGACGATAACATGTACATTCATGCGTGCTTCAAGTGCAAACTTCCATAAAAATTCATGTACAAGTTCTGTATCAAATGTGCCGACTTTTTCTGTTAGTGTAGGTTCAATTCGATACTCTAAATGGGGACGATTTGAGCAATCAATGACTACTTGTGCAAGAGTATCATCCATTGGTACGAAAGCATTGCCATAGCGTTTAATACCTTTTTTGTCGCCAAGCGCCTCGCGAATAACTTGTCCTAGCACAATACCGATATCTTCTGTTGTGTGGTGATCATCAATATGTATATCACCATTCGCGATAATTTTGCCATCAAATAATCCGTGCTTCACGAATAGGTCTAGCATATGGTCCATGAACGGTACGCCTGTATTGATTTCGGCTTGTCCAG
Proteins encoded in this window:
- the hisB gene encoding imidazoleglycerol-phosphate dehydratase HisB; protein product: MTRFAKIERNTNETKISVELNLDGSGQAEINTGVPFMDHMLDLFVKHGLFDGKIIANGDIHIDDHHTTEDIGIVLGQVIREALGDKKGIKRYGNAFVPMDDTLAQVVIDCSNRPHLEYRIEPTLTEKVGTFDTELVHEFLWKFALEARMNVHVIVPYGKNTHHIIEAIFKALARAIDDAVQIDPRVKGVPSTKGLLT